The nucleotide window CGCGCGCGACCTTGCATTCCATTCTGTATACAGGACGATACACAGAACAAAACACAATTCAATTGTTTTTTCGGGACCGATGGCTAGAGTGATTTGCAGGGACGGCGCGGGAAGTGGAACCCATTGAAAAAATGACAAGAACCGAAGGCAGCGTTGAGCGGACATACCGTGAGCTCAAGGAAATGGCGGCGAATTACCGGTTCAAGCCGGATTCCCGCCTGAACGAGAGCGAGCTGGCCAAGAAGCTCGACACCAGCCGCACGCCGCTGCGCGAGGCGCTCAACCGGCTGGTCGCGGAAGGGTTTCTGACGTTCCGCAGCGGCCAGGGTTTCTTCTGCCGCTCGCTGACCCCTGCCGAGATCATGGACCTCTACGAGGCCCGCGCCGCCATCGAATGCGAGGCGGCCAAGCTCGCGGCCCTGCGCGCCAAGCCCGAGGATGTTGCCGCGCTGGAAACATTCCTCAACGAGTCCCGCGTCGACTATCAGCCCGGCACCTCGCCAGTCGACCTCGTGCGGCTGGACGAGGAGTTCCACACGCGGCTGACCGCCCTCTCCGGCAATGCCGAGATGGTGCGGATGCTGGAGAACATGAACGGCCGCATCCACTACGTCCGCCTGATCGACCTCAAGACCCTGTGCGAGCGCGACGGCCCCGACAGCGTGACCACGGAACCGCACCAGCGGATCCTGGAGGCCGTGAAGCGCGGCGATGCGGACGCCGCGCGGGCCGAAATGGCCGCTCATATCGAGCGGCGCCTGGAATCGATCACAGAGAACGTGCGCAACGCCTTCGCGCAGCTCTACGCGCCCTGAGAGGCTGCCCTCAAGACTGCCTGAGAGGCTACGCCAGGGTAGTCAGGGCTCGGTGAACCCGTCGATGCTCAATTGCAGGTCCGCCGGGGAAATGCCCGCATCGTCGAACAGGAAGGCCCCGCGGCGGGTCGCATGGCCGGGCACATAGTCGAACCGGATCGTCTTGCGGATGCGCTGCCCCGCCGCGCCCATGGTCGCGACCTGGGCGACGACCCCTGCCGCCGTCCGGCCGCCGTCGTTGCGCACGATCACCTCCACGAGGGTGCCGTTACGCATCCGGTCGACCCGGTCGATCGACACCGCGAGATCGGGCGGGGTCGCACCGCCAAACAGCGCCTCATAGGCCAGGAAGGCGATGATGCAGGAAACCAACGCGGCCGAAACGAAGCCCACGACCCATTCGATTGCCGGTCTGTGCCCTGCCTCGCGGCGGTTGCCCTCAGCCATCGCCGATCCTCCTCACAACACCAGCCGCGCCGCGGCCGCCCCCAGGGCCGAGGGAAACGCCAGCACCACCGCCGTCATCACGATGCTGCCCGCTTCCTGGCCGTCGAGACGGGCGAACACCCACAGCAGGAACAGGCTCATGGCCAGCGCGATGACGTAGCCGGGCAAGGTCAGGCGCAGGAACGGGCTCCACCACGGCTCCTCCGGCGACGTCGGTGACCCGCCGGCAAAGCCGACCGCAAAGACGAAGGCGTGCATCAGGCCGATCGACAGAGCGAGCAGGCCGAGCGCATGCCATGCGCTCATCTGATAGGAGATCAGCATCATTTCCTCGGTCGGCGCGACGTTGAGGCCGAGGAACAGCGCACCGATCCCCATCAGGAACAGTTCGCCGCCATAGGGCTCGCGAGCCTCCCTCGGAGACTCGTTCCCCTCCCCGCTGCTGCCGGCAAACTGGCTGCGTGCGAGCAGCGCCCCGATCGACGCCGGAACCATCTGGATGGCGATCTTGCCGGCAAGCACATCGGCGGGCTCGTCCAACCGGACCACCCCGAACAGGACCAGGACCACCAGGCAGACCACCGCCGATATGCCGAGCGCGAGCGCGGCGTCGAGACAATCGTCGCGCCAGTTGCGCGTGCTCTCGATGCCGATCCGGCGCGACAGCAGCACCAGCATCGGCAAGGTCACCAGCACCAGCACGAGCAGCCGCACCGGGTCGAGATAAAGACCGAGATCCCACATCTCCATCGTCATCAGCATCGGCAGCGAAAAGATCAACGCACCGCCGCCCGCCCGTCCGACATCCCGGGCAAGCTGGGCGATCCCGTAGTCATCCCTGCGACGAACCTGCACCGGCGCTCCGCTCCTGCCACCCGGAACCGGCCGAACGACCGGCCGTGATGGCAGGCTAACCCGCAGGAACGCCTCCGGTTCCCGGGCGGCTGCAGCGTGGGCTTCGGAAAGCCCGTTGAGGCGGCCCACGCTTGGCTTGTCTCCCTCCCCTCGCCTAATGGCTGCGAAGGCCGTGGGCGCTCGCCGTCCGACGACTGATCATTTTGGTTGGCCGATCCGATCCTCACATCACAGGGCGCTCACCCTGGCGGAGACGACAAGCTGGGCAGCGTCAGAGCCGTCGCCTTTCAACGGGTAGCCGTGCATGGGCCTGTTCAGGGCGCGGGTGAGGACACGAAAGACGGCTGGCGGATCACTGACAATCGTACCCTGCCGAGTGTGAGAAACCACCACTAGAGAAGCCGCCGGGCAACCCTAACCGCCGCGATACTCGTAGCCATCATCGTGCAAGCTTCTGCCTCTCAAGTGTAGTTTAAGTGCCTCAATGTCTTTAGCACTCCACCCCTTTACTCCAGTCGCTTCCAGCCACGCATTCAAATAATGTTCCGGCGCATAAACGTGTCCGTAGCCCATTGGAACAGTATCCGCTAAAGGCATATCGATGAGCAACTGGAGCATGCTCACAACCGGATACCACCTCAGCGCCGGGGAAACGTCCGGACCGCGCGGGGATTTCATCCAATCAGCTTCTTTATAAAGCAAACTCCGATCAAAAAATGTAATCGCGTCGCTGGCATACTGCAGGTATACAAAGCGTACATTGCCCCATCGTGCTGTATTTCCCTCAGGAGTGCCGTTCTGATTCATGAAACGCACGAACCGTCCATTTTGGAAAACAGGCAACCATTCGGCGGAACCAGCATCACGATTATCCGTAATCGAGCGCCATTTCTCGCTTGGGAAAGGCGCCCCGCTCCAAACGGCTCCGTCGATCGGATCTCCAAGAATATCAAAAAACGTTATCGATCTCTGAGAGTTAAACGCGCCAAGGCTGAGTCCATGAAGATACAATTTTGGGCGTCCGTCCGCGGGCAGTTCTTTCCAGTAATCATAAACGACCCGGAACAAAGCCTGCGCCGACTCCAGCCCATGCTCAGGCTGGAATAATAATGAAAGAGGACTGTTTAAATAGGAGTATTGCAATGCAGCGCTCGCAACATCTCCGTTAAACAAATACTCCAGACCATCTATTGCAGATGGGTCCACCCACCCCGTGCCTGTTGGAGTTATAATAACCAAAGCGGCGCGATCAAAGGCGTTCACGCGGATTAGTTCATCGAGCAGTAGTTTTGCGCGCTCATTTGGTGTGTCGGCAGCCTGCAGCCCAGCATAAAGCCTTATTGGTTCAAGTGCCGGCCTCTGCGTGAACTCGCTTATTTCGGTTGCATTCGGCCCTGAGGCAACAAAGGCTCTGCCAGTTCTTCCTAGTTTGCGCCATTCGAGTTTCGATTCGGGACTTCCAGCGCGCTCGGCAATGAGCGGCTGCGGCCGATCTGGTTCGATCAGGGCGTCCAATTGTTGGAATGAACTATCAAGAACGCGGAATGTATACTCAATAATTATTCCATTTGCGATGAAAAAAGTAATCGTCACGGTTATCGCGATACCAAAGACAATAGATATCCGTCGAGGAAAGTAATTATAAATCTTGCTCGCTATGAAGCGCCCCAGACCTATCAGACCCCGAGCCACAAACAGCAGGACAACAAAGGTCAAAATGGCAATCAGGCTAACGCTAAAAGGATAGCCGGTATCGACCGAAGTCATACCCAACACGCCGCGAACAGAATCTTGCCAGCCCCCTGCATGGTACAAGGCGAGCATCAAAATGAAAAAGCAAACAACCGCTAGTGCCAACGTAATATAGTATGACGCTTTTGCGCTTGCATTAGGCATCTCGAGGTATCGCCACAACGATCGGATAAATACGCCTATTCCATATCCAAAGCTAAAAGCGACGCCCGCAAGAATGCCCTGAACCTCGAAACCACGCGGAATGAGACTGGGTGTTAACGAGGCAGCGAAAAACAAAGATCCAAGTACAAGACCAAACCCACATAGCGAACGTGTTAGCTTGTATAGCAAACCAGTCATGTCAAAATTGTTCAAAATCACATCCTCGGGCTATCCTGAGATGGTACTCACCTGACAGTGCCGCGTTTTGAAGCGGTTTCAGGCGGCTTTGGTTTCATGGTTGATTGAAGCCTGTTTTGAGCTCGCTGTCAGCGGTTCTCTCATCGGTTTCTGCGTTGGCTGCGATGCCCTGCAGAGCAGTCCGTCGATGAGGGCCTGAAGCGGCGTTCGCTCGTTCATGTTGCGGCGCTGATGCGGGCGTTTGGTGTTGTATGTGACGAGCCAGGTGTCGAGCGCCTTCTGCATCTAGGTCGTGAACTCATAATTCTGGCGAGAAACGGTATGCCTGAACCTGATCGGGCACAAGGAGCAAGCCTGCAGGAAACCGTCCGGTTTTCAAGGTCTTGCGACGCTGTTGCCGGCAGGTTCGCCCAGACCCGAAGGGCGTCGGCCTGACTTCGATCTGCGGCGTCGGATCGCTCGGCCGGGGGACCTGCCCCGGCCATCACGCTCCTCCTAGCATATCATTGCCGGGCCAGACGCCGTTTCCCGCACAATTATGAGTCCACGACCTAGTCGATGGTCCCCGCACCCTCCGGAGCGATGCCGCTCCCGTTCGTTTGCGTGCCCTCGGTTTCCGGCGCCGCCCCGGCGGAGCCGGCCGCATCCGGCGATGCGGTTCGCTCGAATGCCGCAACGAACATGTTCTGCGGCACGCTGCCAAGCATGAAGATATCGAGGAGGCCGCGGAACCCGAAGGAACTCAGGAGCAGCGCCCGATCGCCGGAAATCAGGAACAGAAGCTCGCCATCCTCACCTCCAGACCTGTGGCGAGAATAAAGCCAATCGTCGGGCGAGCCGATCCACTCGTCCAACGACCCGCCGCCCGTTGCCGGAATGGTGTTCGCGAGAAACGCCTGCAGGTTCGCCTTGTTCGCCTGCTGTTCGGAGTCGAACGTCCAGCCAGGCTGGGCTGCGGTGAACCTGTTCCCGTTGCTTTCGATCTCGATGGTCGATGGGATAAGGGCCCATCCGTTCGCCGGGTCCTCGGGTCTCCAGACGCGCAGATGCGGAACGCCGTAATGCGGCTGGCCGACCATCCTCCACTCCCCCGCGGGGCCTCGGTTCGCCGTAGCCGCCGATGCAGGACCGGTTTCGCCCTCGCCGGCGGCCTGGCTGCCGGAGGCCGGGGGCACGGGCGTGAGAGGGCCATCGAGCGGCGTCAGAGCGAACACGGGAGAGAACGTGGCGCCATCCAGGTTTTCAATCCGCGCGACGATGGCGATGCCGTCGAACGGAAGCATCCTGATGCGCGCCGTCTGGCCGATCTCGGTATAGTCGGCGGAGGTGGCGGCGGTCCCTTCATAGAGGCTGCCGGTCCCGGAAAGCTGCGCATTCATTCGCATCGCGAACGGATAAAAGGTCTCCGCCACCTTGTGAAAATTGGACAGCATCGGGAAATTGAAAAGCGTGTGGCTGCTGCTTTGCACCGGGATCGCCTGCAGCGTTCCGTTGATGCTTCCCGGCCCATCGGCGGAAATCGCCGCCTCCAGCCTCAAGCTGCCGAAATCGGCCTGCCAGTTGCCTTCGGCCCACTCAGCGGCGGGGCTCGGCTTTTCGTCGGTGCGGGTGACCTCGACGCTCGTCGGAAGCTCGCGGCCGCGCCGCGTGCCGAGATGCTGCAATCGCCCCAGTTCGTTGGCGAAGAAGGCAAGGCGGACCGGGAAATCCTGGCCGAGCCAGTCGGAGCGGAAGGCGCCTTCGTAGAGGGCGACGAACTGACCCGGCTCGGAGGCCAGGCTCAGTTCGCCCTCGATGGCGAAGGGCCCATCCTTGTCCACCTTCTCGCAGATCCGTTCGACCAGCACCGGCATGTTCTGCGGACAGATGACCTGTCCTCCGACCGGACCATGCACAAGGCCGATCACCGGATAGGAGGAGCCGGACGATGGTTCGACATAGAAATCGATGACGAACCCGTAGCCATCGGCAACCCATCGGCCGACGGGAGACTTCTCCGACTGTGCCTGTGCGGTTGCGCCCGGCAGCAAGACGGAAAACACGCATGCCAGGAGGAAAAGGGCACGACCTACCTTGTTCATCGTCTCACTCCTCATCTTGCACGCAGGTACTGACTTGAAACCCAGCCCATTGCCCCGGAAGGGCCTGCGCTCCTGTCGGCAACGAAACACCAGCCGTCCTGGCAGCGGCCGTAGCCGGCCAGCCCGCATCGATCGGCATCGAGCGTGCCGACCACTCCGAACTGCGTTCCCGGACCGGCACGCATGTTGAGCGTGCTCGAAATGCCGCTCACGCAGAACGGACCGAGGCCTGCGACCGGCCTTGCCGGGGCGGCCGGTTGGTTGGCTGCCGGCCCGGATGGCCTGGCGCCACCCCGCGCAGGGCCGAGATAGGAAAAGACCAGGTTGGCGTTCGGGCCTTCATGGACGTTGTTGACGATCCGGCAGCCGGAAGGTGCCAGAACGGGCGCGGCGCCCGAGAGCGCCAGATCGCCGGCCGGGCGGTAGTCGCCATAGACGAAATAGTCGATGTCGCAGCCGGGTCGGAAGATCCGGCTCATGCCCTCGAGATAGGAATCGGCGTTCAACTGGCCTTCGAAGAGCACAGTGCCCGGACGAACGCCCTGGGACACCAATCCCGGTCGCGGCGTTTCGTAGACGATGCGGACGGTGTTGCGGTCCTGGCTGATGAGCATGATCGAGCCATTGTGCTCGTAGCGACCCTCCGCATGAGCGGGCACGATGCCCAGCATCAACGCCCCTGCTGCAAGTCCCGGCAGACAGCGGATCATGACCGGTCTCCTTCCAGGATGGGATCGAGATAGGTGCCCGGCACATGCCCGCGCATGCCGCTCCACTCGACCTCGCACCAGGCCGTGGCCAGCAGGTCGCGCTTGCCGGCGCGGTCGGCCTTTTCGAACGTCATCGTGTCGATCTCCGGCGTGCAGCCGAGAACGAGGATCTCGCTGGCATCGCCCCCCATGGCACCGACCGCCTGTCCGTCCCGCGATGGCCGGTCGCGCAGACTTAGCCGGCGTCCCTCGGGTACGTTGCGCAACCGATAGGCCGGCCCCCAGACCCCGATTCCCGGCATGTCGCCTTCCGCCTCGGCGTCGGCGCCGGCGTCGGCGTCAAAGCCGTCGTCGCGGCGCAGCCGCACCAGGCTGACATGCCTGTCCTCCACGAGAGTGCCTTCGACGATGCCGTCCTGCCGCGGAAACCCGAGCAACAGGATGCCTTCGCGTCGTTCGCCCGACCCGTCCGCGTGGAAGGTAATGTCGAGGCTGAAGCCGCCGCCAAGTGCGGCGCGGGGCGCTACGGCGACGTTGGTCAGCGGCCCGAAGCCGGCGGAATCGACCTGCCCGCCGCCGGACAACTGCCAGGACTGTCCACCGAGATAGAGCTCGCCCATGGAGCGGCCGTCGTCGAGGCTCTCCACGCGCCAGCGCGTGGAACCGCCCGGAGCGGCCGGCGGGGGCGCGGCTTGCTGGCGGGATGCCGGAAGCAAGCCGGAGGGAGCCCTGGCAAGTGCCGGATAGCGGGCCAAAAAGGCCGGATCGACCAGGGGACCGGAAAACCGGGCCGGCTGGCGCCGGAGCGCGTCGAGGCGTCCCTCGTCGCACATCGAGGATTGGCAGGAATGCGCCCGGCGGGTCATCGCGATGTCCATGTCCACCCCGCGGTCGGGATGCAGCATGAAGAGCCGGTAGCGGCCCGCTTCCGCGGTGATCTCTGCGATCCGGACGGCATCGTCCCCGGGGATCGTGAAGGCGACCGTCGCCGTGGTCGGCGTGAAGCGCACTCCCCTGACCTCCCCCGATATCAGAGGCTGGTCGGTTCGCGCCCACAGATCCATGCAGAACTCCCGGCGCATGGCGGTGGTGCGGCAGGGTGCGGCCTCCGACAGGAACATCACGACGCTCGCCATGCCGGCGGTGCCGCCGGCAAGCTGGTCCAGTTCGATGGTGATGCTCTGCTCGCCGACCGGAAGGTCGGCTTCGAACCCGCCATACCAGGGCCCCATCTCCTGAGCGCCGGCCAAGGGCAATGATGCGAGAAGAAGCGCGGCGGCGAGTGCCGGAAGGGCAAGCCTGGATGTCATCGTCTGGGCCTCGCTGGATTGGTTGCCGGAACGTGGGGCACGGTCATCGAACCAGGTCGATCACGGTTCGAAACGCCGTTTGCTGACGGCTGCTGGCGAAGCCGAGGAGCAGACTGCGCTGGAGGCACGAGATGTCATCCGGGTCCGTGCCAGCGGCCGAATTCTCGAACTTGCTCGCCAGGGCACCCTTGAGAGGGAGTTCGATGCGATTTTCGCCCATTTTTTCGTCGCGGCGGGGATCGCGGTGGCGCCAGACCTCCCCTTCCAGATTGACGATGATCTCCCGATCCGGATCGGAGAACAGACCCTCGGGCACATCAATCGTGATTGCCCTGCGTCGAGCCTCCAGGGGCGAGCCGGCAGTCAAGGGGCACGCGGCGCGTTCTTCGCGCGCGGCATATTCCGGCGGCGTCACCACAAACACGCTGTCGCGGTCGCCGGTCACGGCGACGCGGTAGTCCTGCGGGGCGTCCCAGATATCGACCCATCGCGGCGTTTCGGCAGCGCGGCTGTAGGTGTCGGCACCGGTGCGAAACTGAACCAGCGCCCTGAGCGAGCCGTACAAGCGCGCCGTCCGCTCGCCGCCGACGAACCCGGTACCGGCATCGTAGAGCAGCGTGTCGGGCGTGATGACGATCTGCTTCGGCTCCGGCGCAAGACAGCCGGCCGCGCAGATGTCGGCGCCCTCCGTCCACCAGGCCGCCAGCGCTGCCTCGATCCCGGCATCGGGTCGCACGCCGCGAAAGAGAGCGGGAATGTTGGCGGATGACCGGATCAGACGGCGCAAATTGGCCCGTGCCGAGGTCACGCTGCCCGTCAGCGGCTCCAGGACGGTGTTGCCGTCGACCCGACCCTCGATCCGCCCCCCCGGCATCCCGGCCTGTCTGCGCAAGGACGGTGCGCGATAGGCGAGCGCCCAGGAGCCGGTGAACTGGCGGCTTGACGGATGGCCTGCCAGGCGCAGCGTGCCCCACGAACCGCTCGGATTGAGCCCGGTGTCGTCCAGCGTCATCCAGATGCCGCGAAACTCGCCGGCCGAGAACATGCGGCCCAGAACGACGGCCGAGCCGGGCGCATAGGCATTGATGTTTCCGTAGACCATACCGTCTGCGTCGGGCGCCGACATGCGCATGATCGCGCCATGGCCCATCGGCCCGATCCGGCTGCCCGACATCGTCAGGCGCCATTCGCCGATGCCGTAACCCTGGTCTGCCGTGCCGGGCGCGGGCAGATCGTCGAAGGCAAGCCAGGCCGAGACCTCCGCGGGAGGCCGGCCGCTCCAATCGGAAGGCATGAAGACGGTGGCTGCATCGGGAGCCGGCGGCGGAACGTCCGAGCCTTGCTTGTAGCCGTACCAGATGGCGTCGTTCTGTTTGGTCGCTTCGATCGTCCGGCCTTGCTTTCCGGAAAACGACAGATTGTCGCCGCCCATCGACACCTCGAAATAGGTGATCGAGGAGGGTATCAGCGGATCGGGCGAGACCACGCTGGTCGCCTCGTATCCGCGCAGGACGCGCCCGCTCGGCGACAGCCGGGCTTCGATCCGCCCGGTAGAGCCGATGAGGCTGCGTGTCCCGAAAACACGGGAGCCTTCCTTGTAGAGGATCAGGGCGCCGTCGGCGTCCCAACGACCTTCCCACATGGACACAGGCCGCGCATCGGCAGGCTGGACCTCGTCCTGCGAGGACGGATCGAGCACCCCGGCATCCGGCGTCTCGCTGCCGAAATCCAGCCAGGCGATGATCGCAGGATTGGGCGCCGGGCCGAGGCTGGAGGGATAGTTCGTGCCCCGAGCGCGGGCGCTGCGGAGGATCGGTTCGGCTGAAGAGCGGCGCTCGCCGTAATGGAGCGGACCTGCCCACACATTGGCTGCAGGTTCCGGAAAGGCGCTCAGGCTGAGCGGCCCGACAAACACGTCGGTCCCGTGCAGGCGCATCTCGGTGAAGCCCCGGCGGCCGTCGCCAAACTGGAAGGCGGCGCGCATGGACCGGCCGTCGCCGCTCACGCGGCCTTCGAAAAACCCGCCGGCGCCGATCTCGCCGAAAACGCGCCCGTCGTTCTCGACGATGCGCCACTCCTCGCCGGAGGTGCTCCATGTGCCCTGCCAGTTCGCAAGTGCCGGGGCCGCCTGGCCGAGTGTGGCCGCAAGCACCACCAGTATCGCCAGCAAGGACCGGCCGGTTCTGGCATGCAGTCTCCGAATGGACCCCATCGCAAAGCGCTCCTGTAACCGTCTCTCAGCACACCTGAACCCGCATCGGGATCGGTGGCGTCACCCAAATGAGTGAGACGGCTGCAGTCGGGGCGCTCCGTTCGGGCCCGCAGCGGAAGAGGAGCCTTGCAGAGGATCGGGCGATGTCCCGGCCCGCTGGCGGTCCGGACAAAGGTTAACGAATTCATCGCCTGTTCATTTTCGCATCGGCCTATAATGACCCAGACGGCTGCGAGGGGTTGGGTTCATGCTCGATGTGGAGGCTCGGACACGATACGTGCTCGGCGATGGAGGAGCCCTGCTGCTGCATCGCCACTGGCGCGGCGAGCGTCGTGCTCCGAGCGTTTTCGTCGGACACAGCCAGCCCACCCATTCAGGCAATGTGACGGATATCGCCGCGGCGCTGGCACGCAGCGGATTCGACGTGCATGCCGGCGACCTGAGAGGCCATGGCGGCTCGGTCTCCGCGCGTCAGCCGCTGGGACATCTCGACCGGCACTCGGGATGGCAGCAATTGATCAGCGACATGCAGACGCTGACCGAGATCGCCTTCGAAGACGTGCCCTGGGAAGACCGGATGATGGTCGTTCCGAACATTTCGGCGTTGCTGACGCTGGAGCTCTTGAAGATCCAGCCGGATCTTTGCCGCAACATCGTCTTGATCTCCCCGCCGCCCAACCAGAAGACTTTGTGGATGCTCGCCAACGCGTTCGTCAAGGCGCGCATGCTGATCTGCGATCCGGCAAAGCCCGATGAGCACACGCTCTACCACCTCTACAGCTTTCTCGGCGCGCACCTGAACGAGAAGAACCACCTTGCCGATGTGATGACACCGGACCGCACCATCATCGATGCACTGGTTGCAGATGACGCGGCATGGCCGACGCCGACGCTCGCCTACTGGACGTCGATCTTCGGCGGCTTTCAGAATGCCTGGCAATGGCCGAGAGGCGCAAAGGTCAAGCCGGGAACGCGGATACTCCTGATGTATGGCGGCGAGGATCCGATGATGGGGCTCGGCAGCTTCATCGATCCGATGAAGGCATGGTTCGGCGCACGCGGGCTCGACGACGTCAGCGCCTATCGGGTGGAAGGCGCGCGCAGCGCTCTCTTTCTCGACGAGAAGCGTCTTTCGGTCTCGCAGGCGATCCTGTCCTGGCACAGGGATGGGAAGCTTGCCGAACAGGAGGCGGAACCGACCGCCACTTCGATCGAGAACCTTTCCTCGCGCATCGTGCGCATGTTTGCCGACGACACCGCCATCGGCAACGAGCTCAATCCGGAAGACCTGGTCGAGCTCTGCTATACGGCCATCGACGACGAAGGACGGCTCACCGAAATCATGTACCGGCTCGCGCTTGCGATCTCGCGCGACGATCGGCTGGATGCGGCGCAGGTCGAGCAACTGGTGAGCACCTTGATGCCGCACTGGGACCGCTCGTACAAGATCAACCGCCAGATCCTCGACAACGCGGCCATCGGCGTCGTTCTTCAGAGCGTCATAGAGCGGTTCGAAATCGGCGTGGCGATGCTGAGCGATACGGGCCGCCCTGTCTTCTTCAACGGCTCTTATCGCAAGGCGCTGCAGCGCTGCGCTTCCGACGTCGCGCTTCCCT belongs to Stappia indica and includes:
- a CDS encoding GntR family transcriptional regulator, which translates into the protein MTRTEGSVERTYRELKEMAANYRFKPDSRLNESELAKKLDTSRTPLREALNRLVAEGFLTFRSGQGFFCRSLTPAEIMDLYEARAAIECEAAKLAALRAKPEDVAALETFLNESRVDYQPGTSPVDLVRLDEEFHTRLTALSGNAEMVRMLENMNGRIHYVRLIDLKTLCERDGPDSVTTEPHQRILEAVKRGDADAARAEMAAHIERRLESITENVRNAFAQLYAP
- a CDS encoding TIGR02587 family membrane protein — protein: MGRLNGLSEAHAAAAREPEAFLRVSLPSRPVVRPVPGGRSGAPVQVRRRDDYGIAQLARDVGRAGGGALIFSLPMLMTMEMWDLGLYLDPVRLLVLVLVTLPMLVLLSRRIGIESTRNWRDDCLDAALALGISAVVCLVVLVLFGVVRLDEPADVLAGKIAIQMVPASIGALLARSQFAGSSGEGNESPREAREPYGGELFLMGIGALFLGLNVAPTEEMMLISYQMSAWHALGLLALSIGLMHAFVFAVGFAGGSPTSPEEPWWSPFLRLTLPGYVIALAMSLFLLWVFARLDGQEAGSIVMTAVVLAFPSALGAAAARLVL
- a CDS encoding alpha/beta hydrolase; protein product: MTGLLYKLTRSLCGFGLVLGSLFFAASLTPSLIPRGFEVQGILAGVAFSFGYGIGVFIRSLWRYLEMPNASAKASYYITLALAVVCFFILMLALYHAGGWQDSVRGVLGMTSVDTGYPFSVSLIAILTFVVLLFVARGLIGLGRFIASKIYNYFPRRISIVFGIAITVTITFFIANGIIIEYTFRVLDSSFQQLDALIEPDRPQPLIAERAGSPESKLEWRKLGRTGRAFVASGPNATEISEFTQRPALEPIRLYAGLQAADTPNERAKLLLDELIRVNAFDRAALVIITPTGTGWVDPSAIDGLEYLFNGDVASAALQYSYLNSPLSLLFQPEHGLESAQALFRVVYDYWKELPADGRPKLYLHGLSLGAFNSQRSITFFDILGDPIDGAVWSGAPFPSEKWRSITDNRDAGSAEWLPVFQNGRFVRFMNQNGTPEGNTARWGNVRFVYLQYASDAITFFDRSLLYKEADWMKSPRGPDVSPALRWYPVVSMLQLLIDMPLADTVPMGYGHVYAPEHYLNAWLEATGVKGWSAKDIEALKLHLRGRSLHDDGYEYRGG
- a CDS encoding SH3 domain-containing protein, producing the protein MIRCLPGLAAGALMLGIVPAHAEGRYEHNGSIMLISQDRNTVRIVYETPRPGLVSQGVRPGTVLFEGQLNADSYLEGMSRIFRPGCDIDYFVYGDYRPAGDLALSGAAPVLAPSGCRIVNNVHEGPNANLVFSYLGPARGGARPSGPAANQPAAPARPVAGLGPFCVSGISSTLNMRAGPGTQFGVVGTLDADRCGLAGYGRCQDGWCFVADRSAGPSGAMGWVSSQYLRAR
- a CDS encoding serine aminopeptidase domain-containing protein; amino-acid sequence: MLDVEARTRYVLGDGGALLLHRHWRGERRAPSVFVGHSQPTHSGNVTDIAAALARSGFDVHAGDLRGHGGSVSARQPLGHLDRHSGWQQLISDMQTLTEIAFEDVPWEDRMMVVPNISALLTLELLKIQPDLCRNIVLISPPPNQKTLWMLANAFVKARMLICDPAKPDEHTLYHLYSFLGAHLNEKNHLADVMTPDRTIIDALVADDAAWPTPTLAYWTSIFGGFQNAWQWPRGAKVKPGTRILLMYGGEDPMMGLGSFIDPMKAWFGARGLDDVSAYRVEGARSALFLDEKRLSVSQAILSWHRDGKLAEQEAEPTATSIENLSSRIVRMFADDTAIGNELNPEDLVELCYTAIDDEGRLTEIMYRLALAISRDDRLDAAQVEQLVSTLMPHWDRSYKINRQILDNAAIGVVLQSVIERFEIGVAMLSDTGRPVFFNGSYRKALQRCASDVALPCDESVAKATENLLRRAGIGASAQATINEAVIVVENDPVGFYFRPPVLRQTGLLREGPSTILVLRNPSDRTGSTADNRLALMQLAYGLTQQEANVALKIAAGLSPEQTAAELGVSIHTVRTHLKRNYEKMGVQGQTALVSRIMSGPIGWLGA